In Candidatus Vicinibacter proximus, the following are encoded in one genomic region:
- the phoU gene encoding phosphate signaling complex protein PhoU codes for MIHLDAEINELKEKLGAMWELVSTQLDKTLTAMNNFDKDLALEIQENEKRVNAYELNIDKECEDFIALRQPVATDLRFALSTLKINTNLERIADIASGIAEFISDIDQSVNPEIIHHLQAEKMLAISIEMVKDLREAYQYENTQLARTIFQRDKLLDQINDQASHRALECLDKFVDQRRQTLHVLSIVRKIERIGDQSKNIAEEIIFYLDAKVVKHTKKLKELDKEE; via the coding sequence ATGATTCATCTCGACGCAGAAATAAACGAACTCAAAGAAAAGCTTGGTGCCATGTGGGAACTTGTCTCTACTCAACTAGACAAGACCCTTACGGCCATGAATAATTTTGACAAGGATCTCGCTCTGGAGATTCAGGAAAACGAAAAACGTGTCAACGCTTATGAGTTGAACATTGACAAAGAGTGTGAGGACTTTATTGCATTGCGACAACCTGTGGCGACGGATCTTCGTTTTGCTTTATCCACCTTAAAGATCAACACTAATCTGGAGCGCATTGCAGATATTGCCAGTGGTATTGCAGAATTCATCTCAGACATTGACCAGTCTGTAAATCCTGAAATTATTCATCATCTGCAAGCCGAGAAAATGTTGGCCATCTCCATAGAAATGGTCAAGGATCTAAGAGAGGCTTATCAATACGAAAACACTCAACTCGCACGGACTATTTTTCAACGTGACAAATTACTCGATCAGATCAACGACCAGGCCAGTCATCGTGCATTGGAATGTCTTGATAAATTTGTAGACCAAAGAAGGCAGACCCTTCACGTACTCTCCATTGTCCGTAAAATCGAACGCATCGGTGATCAATCCAAAAACATTGCGGAAGAAATCATCTTCTATCTGGATGCCAAAGTAGTAAAACACACAAAAAAATTAAAAGAGCTGGATAAGGAGGAGTAG
- a CDS encoding T9SS type A sorting domain-containing protein: MKNSLIKQPCLYLSILFVFFFNGMLDAQNDCTFIPNISPVPGPNHNAISSMAGCEPIVFKVVPGWSGTPQVIGEVLIEIIRDVPFEVVDLGDFTKEEVIVNGILEKTLFKAKFDPAEVPWADKLLVLRDLYGGQALFTYEYKCLSDSDYKSYTTFLYNSSNGFVVQGSLQELINNGRLANQANSCSNRQQLIINGNLDIDAGYYCLIGHGNYQNEAFHIRMLPGSSITVKSGNVLTLNENYVIACDGQRWNSIVVEPGAILKVFNTTFDNGHFEIEAKSGSTVIVKDSKFKDAAIGIRADEFANVDVEDSEFIFQGFNAGYAGEPALEAKTWSGIYAKKSGVRVNAGSFINLLNGVRTLDSKLTVDGSNFNNIWEVGNSNISAEKSNGKAIHSVGLPNNTLVSNCTVENSNWGIYTKGVNCTASNNHMKNVLTGMQFDYSPGRKFDIKHNNIAAVNRGINFSWTGEVSSIIVNERNTIQLMGQNAIGIELVETRGNLKTIFQNDIQIGDGYKGIHHLNSGGTWTYNNSIYANGTQSFSNAGISIIGGRDNLVACNYLSSSMVCDNIGIYVLESANNVDIGNHAVGWLNDFQFVGTSLGTTFANNIFGSANHGLVLGVTQGSYGARIGVQEHMGNRWIGTYAKAAKHYGPPQDRIESKFIVNAQDPNNPNLKPNNFSELVNDRWFEHAQGSVRNWNCNLGIGSGNSNPFPRIFPRSDDYFIANDGFDDAYDWGSRIWTDRRQLYRQILEEDDAQSMPVEFNNFFNAQTITSVGQFEIIEKGIREVFLNAATINLIVNENLLALENLDQSIMAITNQMFNITDLEIQVNLQTQLNNLLVQKTNLQSTQTSLANQWSVHVQNELSQLLQINNGIQGNAIYEQNQREVNHIMLQKMLANDWSFSATESEQIEAIANQCPFYGGEGIYRARALKAIYALDRYEDEAICNHAATIRTQPSPGNEWEGISLFPNPASERITMIVSGKDEGINEIEIFTMEGKLVMMENVKFVNEEISFSIHHLEQGMYYAKVYLTNGSVVSKKFMKK, from the coding sequence ATGAAAAATTCACTAATAAAGCAGCCTTGTTTATATCTTTCGATTTTGTTTGTGTTTTTTTTTAATGGGATGCTGGACGCACAAAATGATTGTACATTTATTCCTAATATATCCCCGGTGCCGGGTCCCAATCACAATGCCATCAGCAGTATGGCAGGATGTGAGCCCATCGTGTTTAAGGTGGTTCCCGGCTGGTCCGGTACACCTCAGGTAATTGGAGAAGTATTAATAGAGATTATTAGAGATGTACCATTTGAAGTGGTGGATCTGGGAGATTTTACCAAGGAAGAGGTTATCGTAAATGGAATTTTGGAAAAAACATTGTTTAAAGCCAAATTTGATCCGGCAGAAGTTCCATGGGCCGATAAATTACTGGTTCTGCGTGATTTGTATGGTGGTCAGGCTCTTTTTACTTATGAGTATAAATGTTTGAGCGATTCTGATTATAAGAGCTATACCACTTTTCTGTACAATTCATCAAATGGGTTTGTGGTGCAAGGATCCTTGCAGGAATTGATTAACAACGGTAGATTGGCTAACCAGGCAAATTCATGCAGTAATCGTCAACAATTAATCATTAATGGCAATCTGGACATAGACGCTGGTTATTACTGTTTGATAGGTCATGGAAATTATCAAAATGAGGCATTTCACATCAGGATGTTGCCCGGCTCAAGTATTACAGTTAAATCTGGTAATGTCCTCACCTTAAATGAAAATTATGTCATTGCATGTGATGGTCAAAGATGGAACTCCATAGTGGTTGAGCCGGGGGCAATTCTAAAAGTATTTAATACCACATTTGACAACGGACATTTTGAAATTGAAGCTAAAAGTGGATCGACCGTTATTGTAAAAGATTCAAAATTTAAAGATGCTGCCATTGGTATTCGTGCAGATGAATTTGCGAATGTGGATGTAGAAGATTCAGAATTTATTTTTCAGGGATTTAACGCCGGTTATGCCGGCGAACCTGCTTTGGAAGCTAAAACCTGGTCCGGAATTTATGCCAAAAAATCCGGGGTACGAGTGAATGCCGGTTCATTCATAAATTTGTTGAACGGTGTCAGGACCTTAGATTCAAAATTAACTGTAGATGGGTCAAATTTTAACAATATTTGGGAAGTAGGCAACAGTAATATTTCTGCTGAAAAATCCAATGGCAAAGCAATTCACTCTGTTGGTCTTCCAAATAATACCCTCGTTTCCAACTGTACTGTGGAGAACAGCAACTGGGGGATCTATACGAAAGGAGTGAATTGTACCGCAAGCAATAATCATATGAAAAATGTTTTGACGGGCATGCAGTTTGATTACAGTCCCGGAAGGAAGTTTGATATTAAACATAATAATATTGCAGCAGTGAACAGAGGAATAAATTTTTCCTGGACAGGAGAAGTTTCCTCCATCATCGTGAACGAACGGAACACCATTCAATTAATGGGGCAAAATGCCATCGGGATTGAACTTGTAGAGACCAGAGGAAATCTGAAGACAATTTTTCAAAACGACATCCAAATTGGGGATGGGTATAAAGGCATCCATCATTTGAACAGTGGTGGCACATGGACCTACAACAATTCGATTTATGCCAATGGGACACAATCCTTTTCCAATGCGGGGATTAGCATTATTGGAGGCAGAGACAATTTGGTGGCCTGTAATTATTTAAGTTCATCAATGGTCTGCGACAATATTGGAATTTATGTATTAGAGTCAGCAAATAATGTGGATATAGGAAATCATGCTGTAGGTTGGCTCAATGACTTTCAATTTGTAGGAACCTCCTTGGGAACTACTTTTGCCAACAATATATTCGGAAGTGCCAATCATGGGCTTGTTTTGGGAGTTACACAAGGTAGTTATGGTGCCAGAATTGGTGTACAGGAACATATGGGTAATCGTTGGATTGGCACATATGCAAAAGCTGCTAAACATTATGGTCCTCCACAAGATAGAATTGAATCCAAATTCATAGTCAATGCGCAAGATCCCAATAATCCGAATCTGAAACCGAATAACTTTTCTGAGTTAGTGAATGATAGGTGGTTTGAACATGCACAAGGATCTGTGAGAAATTGGAATTGTAATCTTGGCATAGGATCAGGAAATTCAAATCCATTCCCACGAATATTTCCTAGATCGGATGATTATTTTATCGCCAATGATGGCTTCGATGATGCCTATGACTGGGGATCAAGAATATGGACGGATAGAAGGCAATTGTATCGCCAAATTTTAGAAGAGGATGATGCGCAGAGTATGCCAGTAGAATTCAATAATTTCTTCAATGCTCAGACGATTACTTCTGTAGGTCAATTTGAAATCATCGAGAAAGGTATCCGGGAAGTTTTTCTAAATGCTGCAACGATTAACCTTATAGTAAATGAAAATTTGCTGGCTTTAGAAAATCTGGACCAAAGTATTATGGCCATCACAAACCAAATGTTTAACATCACTGATTTGGAGATTCAAGTAAATCTACAGACACAATTAAACAATTTATTGGTACAAAAAACTAACTTGCAGAGTACTCAAACAAGTCTGGCCAACCAATGGAGTGTTCATGTACAAAACGAACTAAGTCAATTGTTACAGATTAACAATGGCATCCAGGGCAATGCGATCTATGAACAGAATCAACGGGAAGTCAATCACATCATGTTGCAAAAAATGTTAGCCAACGATTGGTCTTTTTCAGCGACCGAAAGTGAGCAAATAGAGGCGATCGCAAACCAATGTCCTTTTTATGGAGGGGAAGGTATTTATAGGGCCCGGGCATTGAAAGCAATTTATGCTTTGGATCGTTATGAGGATGAGGCGATCTGTAATCATGCAGCAACCATTAGAACTCAGCCTTCTCCCGGAAACGAATGGGAAGGAATATCCTTATTTCCAAATCCTGCCAGCGAAAGGATAACAATGATTGTCAGCGGGAAGGATGAAGGAATTAACGAAATTGAAATCTTTACCATGGAAGGTAAATTGGTTATGATGGAAAATGTAAAATTTGTAAATGAGGAAATTAGTTTTTCTATCCATCATTTGGAGCAAGGGATGTATTATGCAAAAGTTTACCTGACAAATGGTAGTGTGGTATCGAAGAAATTTATGAAAAAGTAA
- a CDS encoding T9SS type A sorting domain-containing protein, protein MHIDSWDGYVEGGIWAAGFDAAMLGPDCKIYIRTGTSNRVIHVIHNPNEKGKACNFEQHGIQLPARNHASIPNFVNYRLGYEPVCDSTLTRTWDIFSDSNEAIGYPNPVQSIMNIELLNRKNLIRNISILDLNGQVVSKKSFLDANFKETIDLSNLDAGIYLVKVTDKSGQEYVIKSVKN, encoded by the coding sequence GTGCATATAGATTCCTGGGATGGTTATGTGGAAGGTGGAATATGGGCAGCGGGATTTGATGCAGCAATGTTGGGTCCGGATTGTAAAATCTACATCCGTACAGGAACCAGCAATAGGGTAATACATGTCATCCACAATCCAAATGAAAAAGGTAAAGCTTGTAATTTTGAACAACACGGCATTCAACTACCTGCAAGAAATCATGCGAGTATTCCCAACTTCGTGAATTACCGATTAGGCTATGAACCGGTTTGTGACAGTACATTGACCAGGACCTGGGATATATTTTCGGATTCTAATGAAGCAATTGGTTATCCAAATCCTGTACAAAGTATAATGAACATTGAATTGCTAAATCGTAAAAATTTAATTCGAAACATCAGCATATTAGATTTGAATGGTCAGGTTGTTTCAAAGAAATCTTTTTTAGATGCAAACTTTAAAGAGACAATTGATTTAAGCAATTTGGATGCAGGCATATATCTTGTCAAAGTGACGGATAAAAGTGGGCAGGAGTATGTAATTAAAAGTGTTAAAAACTAA
- a CDS encoding T9SS type A sorting domain-containing protein: protein MKIYFLILCPFIIFAQGKRDYIWLLGGSNSAIDDTNYYRFNFDFNKKPMGIYISHKDYRIHQNNASICDKDGNLLMYTAGCYVSDRLDRVMPNGKINEGFVWGFRCKYNDYATANGTLFIPKINDSKKYILLHKYVEFDPDPNLPGATATKLLYSIIDINLNSGYGDLSFVNQPVIDKYLSGADLTATRHANNIDWWILVPGRANDLYYSIQFTENGPQPFQTMQLGLPMQYLDDGGSQSCFSPDGTKYARMTPSTGLFLMDFNRSNGQLSNFRNVTTGSETNDHSVGVAFSPNSRFVYLVYRFDLYQVDTWEKDVQASLVHIDSWDGYVEGGIWAAGFDAAMLGPDCKIYIRTGTSNRVMHVIHNPNEKGKACNFEQHGIQLPARNHASIPNFVNYRLGYEPVCDSTLTRTWDIFSDSNEAIGYPNPVQSIMNLELLNRKNLIRNISILDLNGQVVTKKSFLDANFKETIDLSNLDAGIYLVKVTDKSGQEYVIKSVKN, encoded by the coding sequence ATGAAGATATATTTTCTGATTTTATGCCCATTCATAATTTTTGCCCAGGGAAAGAGGGATTATATATGGTTGCTAGGCGGAAGTAATTCAGCAATTGATGATACAAATTATTATCGCTTTAACTTTGATTTTAATAAAAAGCCCATGGGTATATATATATCTCATAAAGATTATCGCATTCATCAAAACAACGCCAGCATTTGTGATAAAGATGGAAATTTATTGATGTACACGGCGGGTTGTTATGTTTCTGATCGGTTAGATCGTGTTATGCCTAATGGGAAGATCAATGAAGGGTTTGTTTGGGGTTTTAGATGCAAGTATAATGATTACGCCACAGCAAATGGCACATTATTTATTCCAAAAATAAACGATTCTAAAAAATATATTTTGCTGCACAAGTATGTGGAATTTGACCCAGACCCGAATTTGCCAGGGGCGACCGCGACTAAATTACTCTATAGTATCATAGATATAAATTTGAATAGCGGTTATGGGGATTTATCATTTGTAAATCAACCAGTGATTGATAAATATTTGTCGGGTGCCGATCTCACAGCAACGCGTCATGCTAATAACATTGACTGGTGGATATTGGTACCTGGCCGCGCCAATGACTTATATTATAGTATTCAGTTCACGGAAAATGGCCCCCAGCCATTTCAAACGATGCAATTAGGGCTTCCTATGCAGTACCTGGACGATGGAGGCTCACAATCCTGTTTTTCACCGGATGGAACAAAGTATGCGAGGATGACACCCAGCACAGGTTTGTTTTTAATGGACTTTAATCGGTCAAACGGACAACTCAGCAATTTCAGAAATGTTACCACCGGATCTGAGACAAATGATCACTCAGTAGGAGTCGCATTTTCACCAAATTCAAGATTTGTATATCTGGTGTATCGATTTGATTTATATCAGGTGGATACCTGGGAAAAAGATGTTCAGGCAAGTCTGGTGCATATTGACAGTTGGGATGGTTATGTGGAGGGTGGAATATGGGCAGCAGGGTTTGATGCTGCGATGTTGGGTCCGGATTGTAAAATCTACATTCGCACAGGAACCAGCAATAGGGTGATGCACGTCATCCACAATCCAAATGAAAAAGGTAAAGCTTGTAATTTTGAACAACACGGCATTCAACTTCCGGCAAGAAATCATGCGAGTATTCCCAACTTCGTGAATTACCGATTAGGATATGAACCGGTGTGTGACAGCACATTGACCAGGACCTGGGATATATTTTCGGATTCTAATGAAGCGATTGGTTATCCAAATCCTGTACAAAGTATCATGAACCTTGAATTGCTAAATCGTAAAAATTTAATTCGAAACATCAGCATATTAGATTTGAATGGTCAGGTTGTAACAAAGAAATCTTTTTTAGATGCAAACTTTAAAGAGACAATTGATTTAAGCAATTTGGATGCAGGCATATATCTTGTCAAAGTGACGGATAAAAGTGGGCAGGAGTATGTAATTAAAAGTGTTAAAAATTAA
- a CDS encoding T9SS type A sorting domain-containing protein translates to MRFEWSGCFKEIFLDANFKETIDLSNLDAGIYLVKVTDKSWQEYVIKSVKN, encoded by the coding sequence ATTAGATTTGAATGGTCAGGTTGTTTCAAAGAAATCTTTTTAGATGCAAACTTTAAAGAGACAATTGATTTAAGCAATTTGGATGCAGGCATATATCTTGTCAAAGTGACGGATAAAAGTTGGCAGGAGTATGTAATTAAAAGTGTTAAAAACTAA
- a CDS encoding T9SS type A sorting domain-containing protein — translation MKIYFLILCPFIIFAQGKRDYIWLLGGNRNPTSDTAFQGFQMDFNFKPKQIYVKDRPLPILRQNNASICDKDGNLLMYTAGCYVSDRLHRVMPNGKINEGFVWDFRCKYGDYATANGTLFIPKINDSKKYILLHKYVEFDPDPQLPGGTSTKLLYSIVDMNANNSFGDVKNKNQIVIEKHLSGGDLTAVRHANNIDWWILVPGRANDLYYSIQITENGPQPFQTMQLGIPMQYLDDGGSQSCFSPDGTKYGRMTPSTGLFLMDFNRSNGQLSNFRNVTTGSETNDHSVGVAFSPNSRFVYLVYRFDLYQVDTWKKDVQASLVHIDSWDGYVEGGIWAAGFDAAMLGPDCKIYIRTGTSNKVMHVIHNPNEKGKACNFEQHGIQLPARNHASIPNFVNYRLGYEPVCDSTMTMTWNVDLPSEEIRLLIFPKIVHNTLTVETKYENQLINLFQIISSNGQLIKNIQVDDQANKHNLDLENLESGIYFVKVLWKNGMIKTSKFIKI, via the coding sequence ATGAAGATATATTTTCTGATTTTATGCCCATTCATAATTTTTGCCCAGGGAAAGAGGGATTATATATGGTTATTAGGAGGAAATAGAAATCCAACATCCGATACAGCCTTTCAAGGATTCCAAATGGATTTTAATTTCAAACCAAAGCAAATCTATGTAAAAGATAGACCATTGCCTATTTTACGTCAAAACAACGCAAGTATCTGCGACAAGGATGGCAATTTATTGATGTACACGGCAGGTTGCTATGTTTCAGATCGACTTCATCGGGTCATGCCTAATGGGAAGATCAATGAAGGATTTGTTTGGGATTTTAGATGCAAGTATGGAGATTACGCCACGGCAAATGGCACATTATTTATTCCAAAAATAAACGATTCGAAAAAATATATTTTGCTGCACAAGTATGTGGAATTTGATCCTGATCCACAATTACCAGGGGGAACATCTACGAAGTTATTATACAGTATTGTTGATATGAATGCCAATAATAGCTTTGGCGACGTGAAAAACAAAAACCAAATTGTTATAGAAAAGCATCTTTCCGGAGGAGATCTTACAGCTGTCAGACATGCAAATAACATTGACTGGTGGATATTGGTGCCCGGACGCGCAAATGATTTATATTACAGCATACAAATCACGGAAAATGGCCCCCAGCCATTTCAAACGATGCAATTAGGGATTCCTATGCAGTACCTGGACGATGGAGGCTCACAATCCTGTTTTTCACCGGATGGAACCAAATACGGCAGGATGACACCCAGCACAGGCTTGTTTTTAATGGACTTTAATCGGTCAAACGGACAGCTCAGCAATTTCAGAAATGTTACCACCGGATCTGAGACAAATGATCACTCAGTAGGAGTTGCATTTTCACCAAATTCAAGATTTGTTTATCTGGTGTATCGATTTGATTTATATCAGGTGGATACCTGGAAAAAAGATGTTCAGGCAAGTCTGGTGCATATAGATTCCTGGGATGGTTATGTGGAGGGTGGAATATGGGCAGCGGGATTTGATGCAGCAATGTTGGGTCCGGATTGTAAAATCTACATCCGCACAGGAACCAGCAATAAGGTGATGCACGTCATCCACAATCCAAATGAAAAAGGTAAAGCTTGTAATTTTGAACAACACGGCATACAACTTCCGGCAAGAAATCATGCGAGTATTCCCAACTTCGTGAATTATCGATTAGGCTATGAACCGGTGTGTGACAGTACAATGACCATGACATGGAATGTGGATTTGCCTTCAGAAGAAATAAGACTTTTAATATTTCCGAAAATAGTGCACAATACCTTAACGGTGGAGACAAAGTATGAAAATCAGTTGATCAATTTGTTTCAGATTATTAGCTCAAACGGTCAGTTGATCAAAAATATTCAGGTGGATGACCAGGCAAACAAACATAACCTGGATTTGGAAAATTTAGAATCCGGAATTTATTTTGTGAAGGTTCTTTGGAAAAACGGTATGATCAAGACTTCAAAATTTATTAAAATTTAA